The Zingiber officinale cultivar Zhangliang chromosome 9A, Zo_v1.1, whole genome shotgun sequence genome window below encodes:
- the LOC122019246 gene encoding uncharacterized protein LOC122019246, giving the protein MEFGAHSSLRLVIFAFGCILLCSSSSTHHEVRKGAVLVTGTVYCDTCFRQTDSKSTQVISGGWVAVECGSSGSNSPSYRTVVRTNRQGVFRAHLPANIGGDRLHYLESCAVELIKTNHPFCAVASSATVPRQLRLKSRRHGVHVYSAGFFSFKPLNQPEMCSQKPVPFGDQKAPAEEQAGTGGFFPPLPPFNLLTPLLPSSPPASSALLPPFPLHPPSAPVNFPPPADTAIAPPRAGWGLLFPPATPLVLPFPRLPGLPPASSSTNTNIASTTRRNNDTYCLSRQ; this is encoded by the exons ATGGAATTTGGAGCTCACTCCTCGCTCCGCTTAGTCATCTTCGCCTTTGGTTGCATCTTGTTGTGCTCTTCCTCCTCGACTCACCATGAAGTGAGGAAGGGTGCAGTGCTGGTGACCGGCACTGTCTATTGCGATACTTGCTTTCGACAAACCGACTCTAAGTCCACTCAGGTCATCTCAG GTGGTTGGGTGGCAGTGGAGTGTGGAAGTTCAGGTTCAAACAGTCCGAGCTACCGGACGGTGGTCAGGACTAACCGACAAGGAGTGTTTCGAGCTCACCTTCCGGCCAACATCGGCGGCGATCGCCTCCACTACCTCGAGTCCTGCGCGGTGGAGCTCATTAAAACCAACCACCCCTTCTGTGCGGTGGCGTCCTCCGCCACGGTTCCCCGCCAGCTCCGACTCAAGTCCAGGCGGCACGGAGTCCACGTCTACTCCGCCGGATTCTTCAGCTTCAAGCCGCTGAACCAGCCGGAGATGTGCTCCCAGAAGCCGGTACCGTTCGGAGACCAGAAGGCGCCAGCGGAGGAGCAGGCCGGAACCGGCGGGTTCTTCCCTCCACTTCCGCCCTTCAACTTACTGACGCCGCTACTGCCGAGCTCGCCGCCGGCCTCGTCGGCTCTCCTGCCGCCATTCCCTCTGCATCCACCTTCCGCGCCGGTTAACTTTCCTCCGCCAGCTGATACGGCGATCGCACCGCCCCGAGCGGGATGGGGCCTGTTATTCCCTCCGGCGACGCCGCTAGTCCTGCCTTTTCCTAGGCTCCCCGGTCTTCCGCCGGC TTCTTCAAGTACGAATACAAATATTGCATCGACAACGAGAAGGAACAATGACACTTATTGTCTTTCGAGACAATAG